In Salinisphaera sp. LB1, one genomic interval encodes:
- a CDS encoding TetR family transcriptional regulator, whose translation MARYDSNPPTVAVRTPPRRGEARAALMEAALELVASESNFSALSLRRIARRAGVVPTAFYRHFQDMDALGMALVEDTFAELRRMLGDADLPSMPVDGLTRYSVQLFASHVRDHRLLFQFLIKERYAGSAAMRAAIHGHISALIDELADDLAQFDEFGHIDIDDLRMIAELVVNAIIAVSERILDVSPDAAADDALMLRAEKQLRLIFLGVGRWNSRDTRRTPTPETPRVARER comes from the coding sequence ATGGCTCGCTACGATTCCAACCCCCCCACCGTCGCCGTTCGCACCCCGCCGCGCCGGGGCGAGGCGCGTGCTGCCCTGATGGAGGCCGCACTGGAACTCGTGGCCAGCGAAAGCAACTTCTCCGCGTTGTCCCTGCGCCGGATCGCACGTCGGGCCGGCGTCGTGCCCACGGCGTTCTATCGGCATTTCCAGGACATGGACGCACTCGGCATGGCACTGGTGGAGGATACCTTCGCCGAGCTGCGACGCATGCTCGGCGATGCCGACCTGCCGTCGATGCCCGTTGATGGCTTGACGCGTTATTCGGTCCAGCTGTTTGCGTCACACGTTCGCGATCATCGACTGCTGTTTCAGTTCCTGATCAAGGAGCGTTACGCCGGCAGCGCGGCAATGCGCGCCGCCATCCACGGACATATCAGCGCGCTGATCGACGAACTCGCCGATGATTTGGCGCAGTTCGATGAATTCGGCCATATCGATATCGACGATCTGCGCATGATTGCCGAACTCGTGGTCAACGCGATCATCGCGGTCTCCGAGCGAATCCTGGATGTGTCGCCGGACGCCGCCGCGGACGACGCGCTCATGCTGCGGGCCGAAAAACAGCTTCGCCTGATCTTCCTCGGCGTGGGCCGCTGGAACAGCCGGGACACGCGTCGCACGCCAACCCCGGAGACGCCGCGGGTCGCGCGCGAACGCTAG
- a CDS encoding DUF2059 domain-containing protein, which yields MTTWVLPGRPDRRRHLQRASAIALLAAIMVSAAAHAGTGSDVPPRAAAVGSPPAHAAGSDARKEQLIRTLVELTDTPEVQALFSQELVDRVSRAIAMFGPTLNPRTMGVIQQQTRAVVSEHIRDGDALYSVLAPVYEKHFNLIELSQLVRFYRSPLGQKLVDTSPELMAETMDLGSQWGLSLVPEIVQRVRAQLDDSAARPRGGD from the coding sequence ATGACAACGTGGGTCCTGCCCGGGCGGCCTGACCGCCGTAGGCATTTGCAGCGGGCCAGCGCCATTGCGCTGCTGGCCGCCATCATGGTGTCGGCAGCGGCTCACGCCGGCACGGGATCGGATGTCCCGCCCCGCGCGGCGGCTGTCGGCTCGCCCCCGGCGCACGCCGCAGGCAGCGACGCGCGCAAGGAACAGCTGATTCGGACGCTGGTCGAGCTGACCGATACGCCGGAAGTACAGGCGCTGTTCTCGCAGGAACTGGTTGATCGTGTGTCGCGTGCGATCGCCATGTTCGGGCCGACGCTCAACCCGCGGACGATGGGCGTGATCCAGCAGCAGACCCGGGCGGTGGTGTCCGAGCATATTCGGGACGGCGACGCGCTTTATTCCGTACTGGCCCCGGTCTACGAAAAGCACTTCAACCTGATCGAACTGAGCCAGCTGGTGCGGTTCTATCGCTCGCCGCTGGGCCAGAAGCTGGTCGACACCTCGCCCGAGCTCATGGCGGAGACGATGGATCTCGGTTCGCAATGGGGCTTGTCGCTGGTGCCGGAGATCGTGCAGCGCGTGCGCGCACAGCTTGACGATTCGGCCGCCCGGCCCCGCGGCGGCGACTAG
- a CDS encoding NADPH-dependent assimilatory sulfite reductase hemoprotein subunit, giving the protein MSDTRNLSPVEHIKLASNYLRGTIADGLADELTASIAEDDTQLTKFYGFYQQDDRDIRAERKASKLEPHYQFMLRLRLPAGVVTGAQYLEIDRLAHEYANGTLRLTTRQTFQFHHVAKKHLRPLLQDAYKIGVDARGACGDVNRNVMASAFPEKSAVHAAIHEWSTRLSEHLAWKSRAYEEIFLEQPPSGEADHEPIYGKSYLPRKFKIAIAVPPENDVDVFANDIGLIAIIENGELIGFNVAIGGGMGTTHGETATYPRLGTVIGFAGLDDVLKTVETLVTIQRDYGDRENRKHARFKYTIDDHGLDFIHAQLAERAGIELEDARDYHFERNGDPLGWQQSDDGAWHLTLFIENGRIADFDDSGRAHHGQYHGRPGYKLMTALRELARIHKGTIRLTGNHNIVFAGIEEADKPAIEALVAHYGLDDGRERSPLRHASMSCVAFPTCGLAMAESERYLPELVDKLQGVMTDAGVGEVPIVIRMTGCPNGCARPFLGEIGFVGKAPGKYNLYLGAAFDGSRLNKLYRENIGEDEILAELTPLIERFAAEREDGEHFGDFVIRSGVIAATTEGRNFHDNVGPARAA; this is encoded by the coding sequence ATGAGCGACACCAGGAACCTGTCCCCCGTCGAACACATCAAGCTGGCCAGCAACTATCTGCGCGGCACCATTGCCGATGGCCTGGCCGATGAGCTGACCGCCTCGATCGCCGAGGACGACACCCAGCTGACCAAGTTCTATGGCTTCTACCAGCAGGACGATCGCGACATCCGCGCCGAGCGCAAGGCCTCGAAACTGGAACCGCACTACCAGTTCATGCTGCGTCTGCGCCTGCCGGCCGGTGTGGTCACCGGCGCGCAGTATCTGGAAATCGACCGCCTGGCGCATGAGTATGCCAATGGCACGTTGCGGCTGACCACGCGTCAGACCTTCCAGTTCCATCATGTGGCCAAGAAGCATCTGCGACCGCTGCTGCAGGATGCCTACAAGATCGGGGTGGACGCCCGAGGCGCCTGTGGCGACGTCAATCGCAACGTGATGGCATCGGCGTTTCCGGAGAAATCGGCGGTGCATGCGGCGATTCACGAATGGTCGACCCGGCTGTCCGAGCATCTGGCCTGGAAATCCCGGGCCTACGAAGAGATCTTTCTCGAGCAGCCGCCGTCCGGCGAAGCGGACCACGAGCCGATTTACGGCAAGTCCTACCTGCCGCGCAAGTTCAAGATCGCCATCGCCGTGCCGCCGGAGAATGACGTCGATGTGTTCGCCAACGACATCGGCCTGATCGCGATCATCGAGAACGGCGAGTTGATCGGTTTCAATGTCGCCATCGGCGGCGGCATGGGCACCACCCATGGCGAGACGGCGACCTATCCGCGGCTGGGTACGGTGATCGGTTTCGCCGGCCTGGATGATGTGCTGAAGACGGTCGAAACGCTGGTCACGATTCAGCGCGACTACGGCGATCGCGAGAACCGCAAGCATGCGCGCTTCAAGTACACGATCGACGATCATGGCCTCGATTTCATCCATGCGCAGCTGGCAGAGCGCGCCGGTATCGAGCTCGAGGATGCGCGCGATTATCATTTCGAGCGCAACGGCGATCCGCTGGGCTGGCAGCAGTCCGACGATGGCGCCTGGCATCTGACGCTGTTCATCGAGAATGGCCGTATCGCCGATTTCGACGACAGTGGCCGGGCTCATCATGGCCAGTATCACGGCCGGCCCGGCTACAAACTGATGACCGCGCTGCGCGAGCTGGCCAGGATACACAAGGGCACGATCCGACTGACCGGCAACCACAATATCGTGTTCGCCGGCATCGAAGAGGCCGACAAGCCGGCGATCGAGGCCTTGGTCGCCCACTATGGCCTCGACGACGGACGCGAGCGGTCGCCGTTGCGCCATGCCTCGATGTCCTGCGTGGCGTTCCCGACCTGTGGCCTGGCCATGGCCGAGTCCGAGCGTTATCTGCCCGAACTGGTCGACAAGCTGCAGGGGGTGATGACGGACGCCGGTGTAGGCGAGGTGCCGATCGTCATCCGCATGACCGGTTGCCCGAACGGTTGCGCCCGTCCCTTTCTCGGCGAGATCGGATTCGTCGGCAAGGCGCCGGGCAAGTACAACCTGTATCTCGGCGCGGCCTTCGACGGTTCACGTCTGAATAAGCTTTATCGCGAGAATATCGGTGAGGACGAGATTCTCGCCGAGTTGACCCCGTTGATCGAGCGCTTTGCCGCCGAACGCGAGGACGGTGAGCATTTCGGCGATTTCGTGATCCGCAGCGGCGTCATCGCCGCGACCACCGAGGGGCGCAACTTTCATGACAACGTGGGTCCTGCCCGGGCGGCCTGA
- a CDS encoding assimilatory sulfite reductase (NADPH) flavoprotein subunit: protein MNAVTIDEHSSPLNAQQAAQLTSLIQSLSPAQATWISGYLAGLNATATVGEVAQPQPGAPAAASAEPLTVLYGSQTGNAEDIAEQLVARAEAAGLSAKAVDMLDYKPRDLKKEKNLVICVSTHGEGDPPDNAEELHEFVHGKKAPKLAGVNFSVLAFGDSSYEHFCQTGRDFDAQLEKLGATRVVDRMDLDVDFDEAAEAWIGDVVARFKEEMGGAEAPGGHSNVTVMPGASEQPAVSQWSRKNPYSAELLTNVVLNGRGSEKEVHHIELDTEDSGLIWEPGDSLGVIPSNDPQVVAELIGALGANADDEVTGLDGEVTLEHALTHQYEITTLTRPFIEKYAERAANDELNALLAEDARAQLAEYVDGRFIIDLVEDYPVADMTGADFVRLLRKLPPRLYSIASSHAANPDEIHLTVAAVRYRAHGRERHGVASVHLADRSEDAKLPIYIDHNKNFKLPADDAPIIMIGPGTGIAPFRAFMEEREERGATGKNWVFFGAQHFRTDFYYQTDWLRWRDDGVLTRMDVAFSRDQAEKIYVQHKLRAAGAEVFDWIESGASVYVCGDANAMAADVHDALIDIIAEYGNLDAEGAAGYLKTLQKEKRYQRDVY, encoded by the coding sequence ATGAATGCAGTGACTATCGATGAACACAGCAGCCCGCTGAACGCTCAGCAGGCGGCTCAGCTGACGTCGCTCATCCAGAGCCTGAGCCCGGCGCAGGCGACCTGGATCAGCGGCTATCTGGCGGGGCTGAACGCGACGGCCACCGTCGGCGAGGTGGCGCAGCCCCAACCGGGCGCGCCCGCCGCTGCGAGCGCCGAGCCGTTGACGGTGCTTTACGGCTCGCAGACGGGCAATGCCGAGGATATCGCCGAGCAGCTCGTTGCCCGCGCCGAAGCGGCCGGGCTCAGCGCGAAGGCCGTCGACATGCTCGACTACAAGCCGCGTGACCTGAAGAAGGAAAAGAACCTCGTCATCTGTGTGTCCACCCACGGCGAGGGTGACCCGCCGGACAATGCCGAGGAACTGCATGAATTCGTTCATGGCAAGAAGGCGCCGAAGCTGGCGGGCGTGAATTTCTCCGTGCTGGCCTTCGGCGACTCGAGCTACGAGCATTTCTGCCAGACCGGCCGCGATTTCGACGCCCAGCTGGAAAAACTCGGTGCGACCCGCGTGGTTGACCGCATGGATCTGGATGTCGATTTCGACGAGGCGGCGGAAGCCTGGATCGGCGATGTGGTGGCCAGGTTCAAGGAAGAAATGGGCGGCGCCGAGGCGCCCGGCGGTCACAGCAATGTCACGGTCATGCCGGGTGCGAGCGAGCAGCCGGCGGTGAGCCAGTGGAGCCGCAAGAATCCGTATTCGGCCGAGTTGCTCACCAATGTCGTGCTCAATGGCCGCGGCTCCGAAAAGGAAGTGCACCACATCGAACTGGATACCGAGGATTCCGGGCTGATCTGGGAACCGGGCGACTCGCTGGGCGTGATCCCGTCCAACGATCCGCAGGTGGTGGCCGAGTTGATCGGGGCGCTCGGCGCGAACGCCGACGATGAAGTGACCGGCCTGGACGGTGAGGTCACCCTCGAGCATGCGCTGACGCACCAGTACGAGATCACGACGCTGACGCGGCCGTTCATCGAGAAATACGCCGAGCGTGCGGCGAATGACGAGCTCAACGCCTTGCTCGCCGAGGACGCCCGTGCACAGCTGGCCGAATACGTGGACGGCCGTTTCATCATCGACCTGGTAGAGGACTACCCGGTGGCGGACATGACCGGCGCCGACTTCGTGCGGCTGCTGCGCAAGCTGCCGCCGCGGCTGTACTCGATCGCCTCCAGCCATGCCGCGAACCCGGACGAGATCCATCTCACCGTGGCCGCGGTGCGCTACCGGGCCCATGGGCGCGAACGCCACGGCGTGGCCTCGGTTCATCTGGCCGATCGCAGCGAAGACGCCAAGTTGCCGATCTATATCGATCACAACAAGAACTTCAAGCTGCCGGCCGACGATGCGCCGATCATCATGATCGGCCCGGGCACCGGCATTGCGCCGTTCCGCGCCTTTATGGAAGAGCGTGAGGAGCGCGGCGCCACCGGCAAGAACTGGGTGTTCTTTGGCGCGCAGCATTTCCGCACCGACTTCTACTACCAGACCGACTGGCTGCGCTGGCGCGACGACGGTGTGCTGACGCGCATGGATGTGGCGTTCTCGCGCGACCAGGCGGAAAAGATCTATGTCCAGCACAAACTGCGCGCGGCCGGCGCCGAGGTGTTCGACTGGATCGAATCCGGTGCGTCCGTCTATGTTTGTGGCGATGCCAATGCGATGGCGGCGGATGTGCACGATGCGCTGATCGACATCATCGCCGAGTATGGCAATCTGGATGCCGAAGGCGCGGCCGGGTATCTCAAGACCCTGCAGAAGGAAAAGCGCTATCAGCGCGATGTCTACTGA
- a CDS encoding YqcC family protein, producing the protein MTSPTDSHALSQAADCVLALEQAMRDGRLWHDEVPAPAPAAMASRTPFCADTLTFTQWLQFIFVPRMRDLIEAGGPLPAASGIAVMAEAKLTGASPADAERHVIEVLAAFDRLVAREAN; encoded by the coding sequence ATGACATCGCCCACCGATTCGCACGCACTCTCCCAGGCGGCCGACTGCGTGTTGGCCCTCGAGCAGGCCATGAGGGACGGCCGACTGTGGCATGACGAGGTACCGGCCCCGGCCCCGGCCGCCATGGCCAGCCGAACACCTTTCTGCGCCGATACCCTGACCTTCACCCAGTGGCTGCAGTTCATCTTCGTGCCGCGCATGCGTGACCTGATCGAGGCCGGCGGGCCGCTGCCGGCCGCCAGCGGCATCGCCGTGATGGCAGAAGCCAAACTCACTGGCGCCAGCCCCGCCGACGCCGAGCGGCACGTCATCGAGGTGTTGGCGGCGTTCGATCGTCTGGTCGCGCGCGAAGCGAACTGA
- the cyoE gene encoding heme o synthase — MSSSSSAVYQPTLSQRITDYYELCKPRVVLLIVFTAMVGMFLATPGMVPISALVFGTLGIGLMAASAAAVNQMIDVQADSRMKRTRKRPLVTGHLDTRQSAIFAFAIGMAGMVILLTLVNALTAWLTLFALVGYAGIYTLYLKRATPQNIVIGGAAGAAPPILGWAAVTNSVTAHSLVLFLIIFIWTPPHFWALAIERAKEYAEVDIPMLPVTHGIEHTRTQILVYTVILFAVSLLPFATGMSGWLYLFCAIALSGWFLVYAVRLKWWPKPGLGMKTFGYSIVYLMALFTALLVDHYIPAIIGS; from the coding sequence ATGTCTAGCTCTTCCTCCGCCGTTTACCAGCCGACGCTGTCGCAGCGGATCACGGATTATTACGAGCTGTGTAAGCCTCGGGTCGTGCTGCTGATCGTGTTTACGGCGATGGTCGGCATGTTCCTGGCTACGCCCGGCATGGTCCCGATCAGCGCGCTGGTGTTCGGTACCCTCGGTATCGGCCTGATGGCGGCGTCGGCCGCCGCCGTGAACCAGATGATCGATGTGCAGGCCGATTCGCGCATGAAGCGCACGCGCAAGCGGCCGCTGGTCACCGGGCATCTGGACACACGCCAGTCGGCGATCTTTGCCTTCGCCATCGGCATGGCGGGCATGGTGATTCTGCTCACGCTGGTGAATGCGTTGACGGCCTGGCTGACGTTGTTCGCCTTGGTCGGCTATGCCGGCATCTACACGCTGTACCTCAAGCGCGCCACGCCGCAGAACATCGTGATTGGCGGGGCCGCCGGGGCCGCACCGCCGATTCTCGGCTGGGCCGCGGTCACCAACTCGGTGACCGCGCATTCGCTGGTTCTATTCCTGATCATCTTCATCTGGACGCCGCCGCATTTCTGGGCGCTGGCGATCGAGCGGGCCAAGGAATACGCCGAAGTCGATATTCCCATGCTGCCGGTCACGCACGGCATCGAGCACACCCGTACCCAGATTCTGGTCTACACGGTGATCCTGTTCGCCGTGTCGCTGCTGCCGTTCGCCACCGGCATGAGCGGCTGGCTGTATCTGTTCTGTGCGATTGCCTTGTCCGGCTGGTTCCTGGTCTATGCCGTACGCCTGAAATGGTGGCCGAAGCCGGGCCTCGGCATGAAGACATTCGGCTATTCCATTGTCTATCTGATGGCGTTGTTCACCGCGCTGCTGGTGGATCACTATATTCCGGCGATCATCGGTTCGTAG
- a CDS encoding SURF1 family protein translates to MNIGSFRFAPPWWGVAITVVGMAILSALGVWQIERAHYKERLVAEHAAARRAGPQHLRLDAAAVDSGRGPRHGYRYIVSGHYDAAHQLLLSDQVQGTRSGYRVWTPLVLDSGVRVMVDRGWVPKTGDRSAPKPNPQAPAGRVTVRGYWQGFPQPGLRLGHDRQCSLTGWPRALNYPPAATVRCQYGAPVANGLLLLNPKAPGGFLRDWDEDAIGLRPWAHYVYASQWFLMAVIALIILVVVNTRRRA, encoded by the coding sequence ATGAATATTGGATCCTTTCGCTTTGCGCCGCCTTGGTGGGGCGTCGCGATCACGGTGGTGGGGATGGCGATTCTGTCGGCGCTCGGCGTCTGGCAGATCGAGCGCGCGCATTACAAGGAGCGCCTGGTGGCCGAGCATGCGGCGGCCCGCCGCGCCGGCCCCCAGCACCTGCGGCTCGACGCCGCCGCTGTGGACAGCGGGCGCGGGCCACGCCATGGCTATCGTTATATCGTCAGCGGTCATTACGATGCGGCGCATCAGCTGTTGCTGTCGGATCAGGTCCAGGGCACACGGAGCGGCTATCGCGTGTGGACGCCGCTGGTGCTGGACTCGGGTGTGCGCGTCATGGTCGATCGGGGTTGGGTGCCAAAGACCGGCGACCGCAGTGCGCCGAAACCGAATCCGCAGGCGCCGGCCGGGCGGGTGACCGTCCGCGGGTACTGGCAAGGGTTTCCGCAGCCGGGTCTGCGCCTGGGCCACGATCGTCAGTGCAGTCTGACCGGCTGGCCGCGGGCCCTCAATTATCCGCCGGCGGCCACCGTGCGTTGCCAGTACGGGGCGCCGGTGGCGAACGGGTTGTTGTTACTCAACCCGAAGGCGCCGGGTGGCTTCCTGCGGGATTGGGACGAGGACGCCATCGGCCTGCGGCCCTGGGCGCATTATGTGTATGCCTCGCAGTGGTTCCTGATGGCGGTGATCGCGTTGATCATCCTCGTTGTCGTCAATACGCGGCGCCGTGCTTGA
- the bioD gene encoding dethiobiotin synthase, with product MTARTLFVTGTDTEIGKTRIATAVLRGLVAAGHRAVGYKPVASGCTVTPDGLRNDDALALMAAGSPGFTYREINPCAFEPAIAPHIAAADAGTPIARATLDASHAHLAGRADWVVVEGAGGWHVPLGDDWDFADWVAGHGWPTVLVVGMRLGCVNHAILSARAIATRTRLLGWVANTLPPRQPRLDQNLSWLASAMPAPCLARVPMQPPADHAIDPGAWVDRAEQALSMD from the coding sequence ATGACCGCACGCACGCTTTTCGTCACCGGCACGGATACTGAAATCGGCAAGACACGAATCGCGACCGCCGTACTGCGCGGGCTGGTCGCGGCCGGGCACCGGGCGGTGGGCTACAAGCCCGTGGCCAGCGGTTGCACCGTCACGCCGGACGGTTTGCGCAACGACGACGCGCTGGCGCTGATGGCGGCGGGCTCGCCGGGATTCACCTACCGGGAAATCAATCCTTGCGCGTTCGAGCCGGCGATCGCACCGCATATCGCGGCCGCCGACGCCGGCACGCCGATCGCGCGCGCCACGCTGGATGCCAGCCACGCGCATCTGGCCGGGCGCGCGGACTGGGTGGTGGTCGAGGGTGCCGGTGGCTGGCATGTCCCGCTCGGCGACGACTGGGATTTCGCCGACTGGGTTGCCGGTCACGGCTGGCCGACAGTGCTGGTGGTCGGCATGCGGCTGGGCTGCGTGAACCACGCGATACTGTCCGCCCGCGCGATTGCGACGCGGACGCGGTTGCTCGGCTGGGTGGCGAATACGCTGCCGCCACGCCAGCCGCGACTGGACCAGAACCTGTCCTGGCTGGCGTCCGCCATGCCGGCGCCGTGTCTCGCCCGGGTGCCCATGCAGCCGCCGGCCGACCACGCGATCGACCCGGGTGCCTGGGTCGACCGGGCAGAACAGGCACTGTCGATGGATTGA
- the bioF gene encoding 8-amino-7-oxononanoate synthase, which yields MTGSLHRVCRQRLAAIDAAGRRRRRRVIDGGHGVQVCVDGRRALNFCSNDYLGLATDPRLAAALSASARVVGAGSGASQLVTGYNTEHAALEADLADWLGRERALVFSTGYGANVGVIAALLGKGDHIVADALNHASLIDGSRLSGAAKHIYAHGDAAAADAALAGARDGHRLLVTDAVFSMDGDTAPLVELAQVARARDGWLMVDDAHGIGVFGPDGAGRVAEAGLDSGAVPLLTGTLGKSIGAAGAFVAGDDDIIEAILQTARSLIFSTAMPAAVAAAARSGLSIIRAEPERRAHLHALVARFRTRAADTGLSIAASDSPIQPVIVGEERKALALSDALLARGYLVGAIRPPTVAPGTSRLRITLSAAHDLSDVDGLIDALAESWQALSGAVGVSP from the coding sequence ATGACAGGATCCCTGCACCGGGTCTGCCGGCAACGTCTGGCAGCCATCGACGCCGCCGGCCGCCGGCGACGCCGGCGTGTGATCGACGGCGGACACGGCGTGCAGGTGTGCGTCGACGGACGGCGCGCGCTCAATTTCTGCAGCAACGATTATCTCGGGCTGGCCACGGATCCGCGGCTGGCTGCCGCGCTGAGTGCTTCGGCCCGCGTTGTCGGCGCCGGTTCCGGCGCCTCGCAGCTCGTGACCGGCTATAACACCGAGCACGCGGCACTCGAAGCCGATCTGGCCGACTGGCTCGGGCGCGAGCGTGCGCTCGTGTTCTCGACCGGGTACGGCGCCAATGTCGGCGTGATCGCGGCCCTGTTGGGCAAGGGCGACCATATCGTCGCCGATGCGCTCAATCATGCCTCGTTGATCGATGGCAGCCGGTTGTCGGGGGCGGCCAAGCACATCTATGCGCATGGCGACGCCGCGGCGGCGGATGCCGCACTCGCCGGCGCGCGCGACGGCCATCGGCTGCTGGTCACGGATGCGGTGTTCTCCATGGACGGGGATACCGCGCCGCTGGTCGAGCTGGCGCAAGTAGCCCGGGCCCGCGATGGCTGGCTGATGGTCGACGATGCGCATGGGATCGGCGTGTTTGGCCCGGACGGCGCCGGGCGTGTCGCCGAGGCGGGGCTGGACAGCGGCGCGGTGCCGCTGCTCACGGGCACGCTCGGCAAGTCGATCGGTGCGGCCGGCGCCTTCGTGGCCGGCGACGATGACATTATCGAAGCCATTCTGCAGACCGCACGCTCGCTGATCTTTTCCACCGCCATGCCGGCCGCCGTCGCCGCCGCGGCCCGGAGCGGGCTGTCGATCATTCGCGCGGAACCGGAGCGGCGCGCGCATCTGCATGCGCTGGTCGCGCGTTTTCGCACCCGCGCCGCCGACACCGGGTTGTCGATTGCCGCATCCGACAGTCCGATCCAGCCCGTGATCGTGGGCGAGGAACGCAAGGCGCTGGCGCTCAGCGACGCCTTGCTGGCACGCGGTTATCTGGTGGGTGCGATCCGCCCGCCGACGGTCGCGCCCGGCACCTCGCGCCTGCGCATCACATTGAGCGCGGCGCACGACTTGTCCGATGTTGACGGCCTGATCGACGCGCTCGCCGAGTCCTGGCAGGCGTTGTCGGGGGCCGTCGGTGTCTCGCCATGA
- the bioB gene encoding biotin synthase BioB produces MTDTTGAGALRHDWTRAEVETLFALDFPELMHRAQGAHRAHFDARDVQLSTLLSIKTGACPEDCAYCPQSVRFATGLDREALLPTEQVVDAAKRAKAAGATRFCMGAAWRSPKDKDLAKVIEMVEAVKAEGLETCVTLGMLKARQAEALAAAGLDYYNHNLDTSPEYYEQIISTRTYQDRLDTLDHVRDAGLKVCCGGIVGMGEQPGDRAEMLRQLANLPAHPQSVPINNLVQVEGTPLHGTDAIDALDFVRTIAVARIMMPASYVRLAAGREEMSEAVQTLCFLAGANSIFYGEELLTTANPAHRADLALLDKLGMRPEASPKYTELEPGQAPCADRSPQAARA; encoded by the coding sequence ATGACCGATACCACCGGAGCCGGCGCGCTGCGCCACGACTGGACTCGCGCCGAAGTCGAGACCCTGTTCGCGCTCGACTTTCCCGAACTGATGCACCGCGCGCAGGGGGCGCACCGGGCGCATTTCGATGCGCGCGACGTGCAGCTCTCCACGCTGTTGTCGATCAAGACGGGCGCCTGTCCCGAAGACTGCGCCTATTGCCCGCAAAGCGTGCGTTTCGCCACCGGGCTCGACCGCGAGGCCTTGCTGCCGACCGAGCAAGTGGTGGATGCCGCCAAGCGGGCCAAGGCGGCCGGCGCGACGCGTTTCTGCATGGGCGCGGCCTGGCGCAGCCCGAAGGACAAGGATCTGGCGAAGGTCATCGAGATGGTCGAGGCGGTCAAGGCCGAAGGACTGGAGACCTGCGTCACGCTGGGCATGCTCAAGGCGCGTCAGGCCGAAGCGCTGGCGGCGGCCGGTCTCGACTACTACAACCACAATCTCGATACTTCGCCCGAGTACTACGAGCAGATCATCTCCACGCGCACCTATCAGGACCGGCTCGATACGCTGGACCATGTGCGCGACGCCGGCCTCAAGGTCTGCTGCGGCGGTATTGTCGGCATGGGCGAGCAGCCGGGTGATCGTGCCGAGATGCTGCGCCAACTCGCCAATCTGCCCGCGCACCCGCAGAGTGTGCCGATCAACAACCTGGTCCAGGTCGAGGGCACGCCGTTGCACGGGACCGACGCCATCGATGCGCTGGATTTCGTGCGCACGATTGCGGTGGCCCGGATCATGATGCCGGCGTCCTATGTTCGCCTGGCGGCGGGCCGCGAGGAGATGTCGGAAGCGGTGCAAACACTGTGTTTTCTGGCCGGTGCCAATTCCATCTTCTATGGCGAGGAACTGCTGACCACGGCCAACCCCGCGCACCGCGCCGACCTGGCCCTGCTGGACAAGCTCGGCATGCGGCCCGAGGCAAGCCCTAAGTACACCGAACTGGAACCGGGGCAGGCCCCCTGCGCCGACCGGTCGCCCCAGGCCGCGCGCGCCTGA
- a CDS encoding ComF family protein: MAAFHYRQPIAWMIGELKYRRQLGHARVLGELLAERVAAEHPCPPDLITPVPLHPAAFRRRGFNQAERIAAHLARRLDWPLDRDAFDRLRDTPRQSTLDAAQRAANVRHAFAARRDLGGRRVAIVDDVMTTTRTARAMARAARAAGASSVEVYCVARA; the protein is encoded by the coding sequence TTGGCCGCTTTTCACTATCGCCAGCCGATCGCCTGGATGATCGGCGAGCTGAAATATCGTCGGCAACTGGGCCATGCCCGCGTACTCGGCGAGCTGCTGGCCGAGCGCGTCGCGGCCGAGCACCCGTGCCCGCCCGATCTGATCACCCCCGTGCCGTTACATCCGGCGGCGTTTCGTCGCCGGGGCTTCAACCAGGCCGAGCGCATCGCCGCCCATCTGGCCCGCCGGCTGGACTGGCCGCTCGATCGCGACGCCTTCGACCGGCTGCGCGATACACCACGCCAGAGCACGCTCGACGCCGCGCAGCGCGCGGCCAACGTGCGCCACGCCTTTGCCGCCCGCCGCGATCTCGGCGGGCGCCGCGTCGCCATCGTCGACGATGTCATGACCACCACGCGCACCGCCCGCGCGATGGCGCGTGCGGCCCGGGCCGCCGGGGCGAGCTCCGTCGAGGTGTACTGCGTGGCTCGTGCCTGA